From Parasphaerochaeta coccoides DSM 17374, a single genomic window includes:
- the pgmB gene encoding beta-phosphoglucomutase codes for MYTACIFDLDGVICHTDEFHFLAWKRLCDTLGLRFDRSVNNLLRGVSRRESLEIILRHNNTSLDEKDIHGAMEKKNEWYREYLERMVPSDLEDDVLPLLSDLKGRGMKLAIGSSSRNARLILGRLGIMDVFDAVADGTMISHSKPHPQVFLVAASLLDAEPSRCVVVEDAHAGIQAAQSAGMACIAYRLPNDDLGKGVLHASNFTEIGKLLK; via the coding sequence ATGTACACTGCGTGTATTTTTGACCTTGACGGAGTGATTTGCCATACTGATGAATTTCATTTTCTCGCATGGAAAAGACTGTGCGATACTCTGGGATTGCGATTCGACAGGTCGGTCAACAATCTCCTGCGCGGCGTCAGCCGACGGGAAAGTCTGGAGATTATCCTGCGGCATAACAATACGTCACTGGATGAAAAAGACATCCATGGGGCAATGGAAAAGAAGAACGAATGGTACAGGGAATATCTGGAACGCATGGTTCCTTCTGATCTTGAGGATGATGTGCTGCCGCTCCTTTCCGACCTGAAAGGCAGGGGGATGAAACTTGCCATTGGGTCGTCCAGCCGCAATGCCCGTCTGATTCTTGGACGTCTGGGGATAATGGATGTGTTTGATGCAGTAGCTGACGGGACTATGATCAGCCATAGCAAACCCCATCCGCAAGTGTTCCTTGTCGCGGCGTCCTTGCTGGATGCGGAACCATCCCGTTGTGTGGTCGTAGAGGATGCCCATGCCGGCATTCAGGCCGCGCAAAGCGCGGGAATGGCGTGCATAGCCTACCGTCTCCCCAATGATGACCTGGGGAAAGGGGTGCTGCATGCCTCGAACTTCACCGAGATAGGAAAGCTCCTGAAATAA